From Streptomyces sp. NBC_00237, a single genomic window includes:
- the efeB gene encoding iron uptake transporter deferrochelatase/peroxidase subunit has translation MPDEEANSPSPSRRSVIGWGGAGLALGAVAAGGAAVALGGGEDDDPAQPAASGGAAVPFHGPHQAGIATAVPDRLHFAAFDVTTKDRAELVQLLKDWTAAAARLTAGHAVGDGAYGGQPEAPPDDTGEALGLKPSRLTLTIGFGPSLFDGRFGLKGKRPAALVDLPKFPGDNLDPARSGGDLCVQACSDDPQVAVHAIRNLARIGFGKVAVRWSQLGFGKTSSTTPDAQTPRNLFGFKDGTRNISGTDTATLDKHVWASEKDGAAWMAGGSYLVARRIRMNIETWDRTSLTEQEDIFGRDKGEGAAVGKSKEHDEPLLKAMLPTSHVRLAHPDSNSGARMLRRGYSFTDGTDGLGRLEAGLFFLAYQRDARDAFIPVQRSLGRSDALNEYIQHVGSAHFAVPPGVRDADDWWGRALFS, from the coding sequence ATGCCTGACGAAGAAGCCAACTCCCCTTCCCCCTCCCGCCGTTCGGTGATCGGCTGGGGCGGGGCAGGGCTCGCGCTCGGTGCCGTCGCGGCGGGCGGAGCGGCCGTCGCGCTGGGCGGCGGCGAGGACGACGACCCGGCGCAGCCCGCCGCGTCCGGCGGTGCGGCCGTCCCCTTCCACGGCCCGCACCAGGCCGGGATCGCGACGGCGGTCCCCGACCGGCTGCACTTCGCCGCGTTCGACGTGACGACGAAGGACCGGGCGGAGCTGGTCCAGCTGCTGAAGGACTGGACGGCGGCCGCCGCCCGGCTGACCGCCGGGCACGCGGTCGGCGACGGTGCGTACGGCGGCCAGCCGGAGGCACCGCCGGACGACACGGGTGAGGCGCTCGGCCTCAAGCCGTCCCGCCTCACGCTCACGATCGGCTTCGGCCCCTCCCTCTTCGACGGCCGCTTCGGGCTGAAGGGCAAGCGCCCGGCGGCCCTCGTCGACCTGCCCAAGTTCCCCGGCGACAACCTCGATCCGGCGCGCAGCGGCGGCGACCTGTGCGTCCAGGCGTGCTCCGACGACCCGCAGGTCGCCGTGCACGCCATCCGCAACCTCGCCCGCATCGGCTTCGGGAAGGTCGCCGTGCGCTGGTCGCAGCTGGGCTTCGGCAAGACGTCCTCGACGACGCCGGACGCGCAGACCCCCCGCAACCTCTTCGGCTTCAAGGACGGCACCCGCAACATCAGCGGGACCGACACCGCCACGCTCGACAAGCACGTGTGGGCGTCGGAGAAGGACGGGGCCGCGTGGATGGCGGGCGGCTCCTACCTCGTCGCACGCCGCATCCGGATGAACATCGAGACCTGGGACCGCACCTCGCTGACCGAGCAGGAGGACATCTTCGGCCGGGACAAGGGCGAGGGTGCGGCGGTCGGCAAGTCCAAGGAGCACGACGAGCCGCTGCTGAAGGCGATGCTGCCGACCTCGCACGTGCGGCTCGCCCACCCGGACTCCAACTCCGGCGCCAGGATGCTGCGCCGGGGCTACTCGTTCACCGACGGCACGGACGGGCTGGGGCGGCTCGAAGCCGGGCTGTTCTTCCTGGCCTACCAGCGCGACGCCCGCGACGCGTTCATCCCCGTACAACGCAGTCTGGGGCGCTCCGACGCGCTCAACGAATACATCCAGCACGTGGGTTCGGCGCACTTCGCCGTCCCGCCGGGCGTCCGCGACGCGGACGACTGGTGGGGCCGGGCGCTGTTCTCGTAA
- the efeO gene encoding iron uptake system protein EfeO codes for MRPLRLSALSAAAAATVIAAVTGCAEKSSTQGSGSGAIQVVATDDSCEVSKKEFPAGKVELAVENKGSKVTEVYILFPDDRIVTERENIGPGTKADLTAEIKAGSYEIACKPGMKGDGIRQKVTVTGGGAAARRSPEKDAAVAAYRTYVREQAEQTLPKAQTFADAVKAGDLEAAKKAYAPSRIGWERTEPVAESFGDIDPMVDLRADGVEESGKPWTGWHRLEKALWEDKKIGAEEKTLADTLMKDLKTWVNKVGTAEITPSSMANGAKELLDEVATGKVTGEEERYSHTDLVDFKANVEGAEKAYTLLKPVTSKSDPKLTVTLDRQFAALNKLLDKHRPDTSSYDFTSYDKVSDADRKELSDGVNALAEPLSKLAAAVTK; via the coding sequence ATGCGTCCCCTTCGTCTCTCCGCCCTCTCCGCGGCCGCCGCCGCGACCGTGATCGCCGCCGTGACCGGTTGCGCCGAGAAGAGCAGCACCCAGGGCAGCGGCAGCGGCGCGATCCAGGTCGTCGCCACGGACGACTCCTGCGAGGTGTCGAAGAAGGAGTTCCCCGCCGGGAAGGTCGAGCTGGCCGTGGAGAACAAGGGCTCCAAGGTCACCGAGGTGTACATCCTCTTCCCCGACGACCGCATCGTCACCGAGCGCGAGAACATCGGCCCCGGCACCAAGGCCGACCTCACCGCCGAGATCAAGGCCGGTTCGTACGAGATCGCCTGCAAGCCCGGCATGAAGGGCGACGGCATCCGGCAGAAGGTCACCGTGACCGGCGGCGGCGCTGCCGCCAGGCGCAGCCCGGAGAAGGACGCGGCGGTCGCCGCGTACCGCACCTACGTGCGCGAGCAGGCGGAGCAGACCCTGCCGAAGGCGCAGACGTTCGCGGACGCGGTGAAGGCGGGCGACCTTGAGGCCGCGAAGAAGGCGTACGCGCCCTCGCGCATCGGCTGGGAGCGCACGGAGCCGGTCGCCGAGTCGTTCGGCGACATCGACCCGATGGTCGACCTGCGCGCCGACGGCGTCGAGGAGTCCGGCAAGCCGTGGACCGGCTGGCACCGCCTGGAGAAGGCGCTGTGGGAGGACAAGAAGATCGGGGCCGAGGAGAAGACGCTCGCCGACACCCTGATGAAGGACCTGAAGACCTGGGTCAACAAGGTCGGCACCGCCGAGATCACCCCCTCCTCCATGGCCAACGGCGCCAAGGAGCTCCTCGACGAGGTCGCCACCGGCAAGGTCACCGGTGAGGAGGAGCGCTACAGCCACACCGACCTCGTCGACTTCAAGGCGAACGTCGAGGGCGCGGAGAAGGCGTACACGCTCCTCAAGCCGGTCACCTCGAAGAGCGACCCGAAGCTGACGGTGACCCTGGACAGGCAGTTCGCCGCGCTGAACAAGCTGCTCGACAAGCACCGCCCCGACACGTCCTCGTACGACTTCACCTCGTACGACAAGGTCTCCGACGCCGACCGCAAGGAGCTCTCGGACGGTGTGAACGCACTCGCGGAGCCGCTGTCGAAGCTCGCCGCAGCGGTCACGAAGTAG